The Ralstonia insidiosa genome contains a region encoding:
- a CDS encoding APC family permease, with the protein MTMRTTDTPAQPEQAGLDTQALGVGESVVMGVAGTAPAFSIAATTATLIAAVGALAPASLLYCGLIMFGVTFAYLHLNRINPHAGAAYAWVGAIFNRTLGFFTGWALLVASGVFMVSGTIPAATATLTLVAPSLADQPAVVALVAAAWLLAVSAVIIKGIKLTSYSQVAMTVVETVILIALIALAVSKFGAHPAHALSWAWLSPGAFTPQLFATGALTALFFFWGWDVTVNLTEETRDANHAPGRGALWAMVIVLALFMGFAAVILLVLNDAEIEQSSTNVIFAVADKLLPRPWSYVAVVAVMLSTIGTLETSILQFTRTLYAKGRDGMLHARYARLHKTWHTPWMATAVITTIGLVLLFGASFFPSINAIIKDSVNAIGFQVAFYYGLAGFACAWHYRRDALRSVFDAVFLVLWPLGSALFLWFIAAYSVPTFDWATNLIGLGGIAIGVVPLLLNRRLAERNGRLAGNP; encoded by the coding sequence ATGACGATGCGTACAACGGATACGCCCGCGCAGCCGGAGCAGGCTGGGCTCGACACCCAGGCCTTGGGTGTCGGCGAATCCGTTGTGATGGGCGTAGCGGGCACCGCGCCCGCCTTCAGCATTGCCGCCACCACGGCCACGTTGATTGCCGCGGTGGGTGCGCTCGCGCCCGCAAGCCTGCTGTATTGCGGGCTGATCATGTTTGGTGTGACCTTTGCCTACCTGCACCTGAATCGCATCAACCCGCACGCAGGCGCGGCGTATGCCTGGGTGGGCGCCATCTTCAACCGCACGCTGGGCTTTTTTACCGGCTGGGCGCTGCTGGTGGCCTCTGGCGTGTTCATGGTGTCGGGCACGATCCCGGCGGCAACCGCCACGCTCACGCTGGTGGCACCGTCGCTGGCCGACCAGCCGGCCGTGGTCGCGCTGGTGGCTGCCGCGTGGCTGCTGGCGGTAAGCGCCGTCATCATCAAAGGCATCAAGCTGACGAGCTATTCGCAGGTCGCCATGACGGTGGTGGAGACCGTCATCCTGATTGCGCTGATTGCACTGGCGGTGTCGAAGTTCGGTGCGCACCCGGCGCATGCGCTGTCGTGGGCTTGGCTGTCACCGGGCGCATTCACGCCGCAGCTTTTCGCCACGGGCGCGCTCACGGCGTTGTTCTTCTTTTGGGGCTGGGACGTGACCGTCAACCTGACGGAAGAAACACGCGACGCCAATCACGCACCGGGCCGCGGCGCGCTGTGGGCCATGGTGATCGTGCTCGCGCTGTTCATGGGTTTTGCCGCCGTGATCCTGCTCGTGTTGAACGATGCGGAGATCGAGCAATCCAGCACCAACGTCATCTTTGCCGTGGCCGACAAGCTGTTGCCGCGCCCGTGGAGCTACGTGGCCGTGGTGGCCGTCATGCTCAGCACGATCGGCACGCTGGAGACCTCCATCCTGCAGTTCACGCGCACGCTCTACGCCAAGGGGCGCGACGGCATGCTGCACGCCCGCTATGCCAGGCTGCACAAGACCTGGCACACGCCGTGGATGGCCACGGCTGTGATCACCACGATTGGGCTGGTGCTGCTGTTTGGCGCGTCGTTCTTTCCAAGCATCAACGCGATCATCAAGGATTCGGTCAATGCCATCGGCTTTCAGGTGGCGTTCTACTACGGGCTGGCCGGCTTTGCCTGTGCGTGGCACTACCGGCGCGATGCGCTGCGCTCGGTGTTCGATGCGGTGTTTCTGGTGCTGTGGCCGCTGGGCAGTGCGCTGTTCTTGTGGTTCATTGCGGCCTACAGCGTACCGACGTTCGATTGGGCGACCAACCTGATTGGCCTGGGCGGCATTGCGATCGGTGTCGTGCCGCTGCTACTCAATCGGAGGCTGGCCGAGCGCAATGGGCGGCTGGCTGGCAACCCTTAG
- a CDS encoding MerR family transcriptional regulator, which translates to MPATLPARTDDLSIGDLAAATDVSRDGLRFYEARGLIRARRRSNGYRAYPPETVELVRYVRTAQQLGFTLAEIGEGMNLVWQQPDTDAAVTALLREKLSSIDARIASLQAMRDALATRLGLPCPLAPT; encoded by the coding sequence ATGCCCGCCACCCTCCCCGCCCGCACCGACGATCTTTCCATCGGCGATCTGGCCGCCGCCACCGACGTTTCGCGCGACGGCCTGCGCTTTTACGAGGCGCGCGGCCTGATCCGTGCGCGGCGACGCAGCAACGGTTACCGCGCCTACCCGCCCGAAACCGTTGAACTGGTGCGCTACGTGCGCACGGCCCAGCAACTCGGCTTCACGCTGGCCGAAATTGGCGAGGGCATGAACCTGGTGTGGCAGCAACCCGACACGGATGCCGCCGTCACCGCCCTGCTGCGCGAAAAGCTGTCCAGCATCGACGCCCGCATCGCCAGCCTGCAGGCCATGCGCGACGCCCTGGCTACGCGGTTGGGCCTGCCGTGCCCACTTGCGCCAACCTGA
- a CDS encoding BufA1 family periplasmic bufferin-type metallophore, with the protein MKQQAIIAAALGSLLALGALSTPVQAADAAGKEKCYGVAKAGQNDCASPGSAHACAGQSKIDKDPMSWKYVPAGTCAQMGGTMQAPSK; encoded by the coding sequence ATGAAACAACAAGCCATCATCGCCGCCGCCCTAGGTAGCCTGCTCGCACTGGGCGCTCTGTCGACTCCGGTGCAAGCGGCAGACGCTGCCGGCAAGGAAAAGTGTTACGGCGTGGCCAAGGCCGGCCAGAACGATTGCGCCAGCCCGGGCAGCGCCCACGCCTGCGCCGGCCAATCGAAGATCGACAAGGACCCGATGTCGTGGAAGTACGTGCCGGCCGGCACCTGCGCGCAGATGGGCGGCACGATGCAAGCGCCGTCCAAGTAA
- a CDS encoding efflux RND transporter periplasmic adaptor subunit produces MKKFSPTVAVIALAAAVAVGVVVGRKWPAAPSPNAADAAKPASNAASAPAVAAARPKPDSVEIPAGGFDPQQVQVVQVGQRTVPVELSSPGKLAFNAERTKLASSRVAGRLDRILVFEGALVQEGQPLAELYSPDFISAQKEYLLALSTARQLKGSNMKDLQEDAEATVQSAAGRLHVLGLTDADVAQIAKRGAPAEHMTLRAPISGTIVKRNMDPGAFLNVGDSFMSIVDTRQLWFTGNLYENDIASVHIGQPITLHTAAYPDRDFTGRVSFIAPNIDPATHTLTVRCDVPNPDGLLRPEMYSTARIQIGTGMASVVPKSALVKERGSYYVIVQSDAKHFKRVQVQGKDTGADGSFAVTAGLDASSQVVVRGAALLNEMIVKAGA; encoded by the coding sequence ATGAAGAAGTTCTCTCCTACCGTTGCCGTGATTGCCCTGGCTGCCGCTGTTGCCGTTGGCGTGGTGGTGGGGCGCAAATGGCCCGCCGCCCCGTCGCCCAACGCTGCCGACGCCGCCAAGCCTGCAAGCAACGCAGCATCTGCCCCCGCTGTAGCCGCTGCGCGCCCGAAACCCGATTCCGTGGAAATCCCGGCCGGCGGCTTCGACCCGCAGCAGGTGCAGGTCGTGCAAGTCGGCCAGCGCACTGTGCCAGTGGAGCTGTCCAGCCCCGGCAAGCTGGCCTTTAACGCGGAGCGCACCAAGCTGGCGTCTTCCCGCGTGGCGGGCCGACTGGATCGCATCCTGGTGTTTGAAGGTGCGCTGGTGCAGGAAGGCCAGCCGCTGGCGGAGCTGTACTCGCCAGATTTCATCTCCGCCCAGAAGGAGTACCTGCTTGCGCTCAGCACTGCGCGCCAGCTCAAGGGCTCCAACATGAAAGACTTGCAGGAAGATGCGGAGGCCACCGTGCAATCCGCTGCGGGTCGACTGCACGTACTGGGCCTGACCGACGCGGATGTCGCGCAGATTGCCAAGCGTGGCGCACCCGCCGAGCACATGACGCTGCGTGCGCCCATCTCGGGCACCATCGTCAAGCGCAACATGGACCCAGGTGCCTTCCTGAACGTGGGCGACTCGTTCATGAGCATCGTCGATACGCGCCAGTTGTGGTTCACCGGCAATCTGTATGAGAACGACATTGCCAGCGTGCACATCGGCCAGCCGATCACGCTGCACACGGCAGCGTATCCGGACCGCGATTTCACCGGCCGCGTGAGCTTCATCGCCCCCAACATCGACCCCGCCACGCACACGCTGACCGTGCGCTGCGACGTGCCCAACCCCGACGGCCTGCTGCGCCCCGAGATGTACTCGACCGCGCGCATCCAGATCGGCACAGGCATGGCCTCGGTGGTGCCAAAGTCCGCGCTGGTCAAGGAGCGTGGCAGCTACTACGTGATCGTGCAAAGCGATGCCAAGCACTTCAAGCGTGTGCAGGTGCAAGGCAAGGACACGGGCGCCGATGGCAGCTTTGCGGTCACAGCCGGTCTGGATGCTTCATCGCAAGTGGTGGTGCGCGGCGCCGCCCTGCTCAATGAAATGATCGTGAAGGCGGGGGCGTAG
- a CDS encoding efflux RND transporter permease subunit produces MSFNPIAGILKRRLLIVFLAIALLVAGILSFRELPLQAYPGVAPLSVQAITQWPGRSTTEVEQQITIPIENALAGVPDVQSFRSVSLFGLSVVTLKFKEGTDSFKARQNFSQYLAQANLPTGIQPALSPDSDATGEIMRFRLVGDGVDLTTLKSYQDYDITKELKHVQGVADVSSFGGKVKEYHIVPSPAKLQSYGITLSQLITAIGNANNNTGGNLLRDGEQQFVVRGVGLLQTVEDIRNVVVAANNGVPVRVRDIAEVEVGNVQRLGMVQYNDQPDVVEGIVLLKRDANATEVLAKVRDKVAELNNSILPKDIQIKPFYDRQVLLDITMGTVEHTLVVGISLVLAVLFVFLGNLRAAAVVAAVIPLALCVSFINMEHFHVPANLISLGAIDFGVIVDAAVIVMENIMRHLEEGADKLEDAIVKATNEVQRAMIFSTGIIIVAYSPLFFIGGVEGIIFKPMAFTMGFALMASIVLSLTFVPAATSFVFGKSLHPHSPAFVGAILRWYKPLLHRLIARPKTVFAAALAALGLTLYSASFLGTEFLPTLEENNLWLRITLPNTVDLNYSASVANDLRTYFGKQPEIEKVSVQIGRPDDGTDSTGVFNQEYGLYFSSPDKWGPGVTKAHLVERLAKHLEKIPGIEYNFSQYIQDNVDEALSGVKGENSVKLFGNDLDMLEAKATEIQTQLKKVQGLVDVGIFRELGQPTLNVSIDRQAAARFNINVSDVQNLVQYAIGGSPVTQILEGEKSFGLAVRLNQQSRASYDAIRELLIDTPDGQHIPLSMIAKVQMTDGPFFIYREEGKRYIAIKFGVRGRDLGSAVDEAQRMVGNNVKLPEGYTVKWDGQFNEMKVAQGKLMVIVPLTILVIFLLLYSTFGNFKDALMVVLNVPFAAIGGLLALHIANETLSISAGIGFLSLFGIAIQDGVILISYVNRLAHSENLHEATVEGAALRLRPVIMTAMLAGLGLLPAALSHSIGSEAQRPLALVIVGGMVTTTILTLLVLPVVFTWAHRNRGTPPREPDVTPTAAMLP; encoded by the coding sequence ATGAGCTTCAACCCGATCGCGGGCATTCTCAAGCGGCGGCTGCTGATCGTCTTCCTGGCGATCGCGCTGCTGGTCGCGGGCATCCTGTCGTTCCGTGAGCTGCCGCTGCAGGCGTATCCGGGCGTGGCGCCACTGTCGGTACAGGCCATTACGCAGTGGCCAGGCCGCAGCACGACCGAAGTCGAGCAGCAGATCACCATCCCCATCGAGAACGCGCTGGCCGGTGTGCCGGACGTGCAGTCGTTCCGTTCGGTGTCGCTGTTCGGCCTGTCGGTGGTGACGCTCAAGTTCAAGGAAGGCACAGACAGCTTCAAGGCGCGTCAGAACTTTTCGCAATACCTCGCACAGGCCAATCTGCCCACGGGCATCCAACCTGCCCTGAGCCCGGACTCCGACGCCACCGGCGAAATCATGCGATTCCGCCTGGTGGGCGACGGCGTGGATCTCACCACGCTCAAGAGCTACCAGGACTACGACATCACCAAGGAGCTCAAGCACGTCCAGGGTGTGGCGGACGTGAGCTCCTTCGGCGGCAAGGTGAAGGAGTATCACATCGTGCCGTCGCCGGCGAAGCTGCAGTCGTACGGCATCACGCTGTCGCAGCTCATCACGGCCATCGGCAATGCCAACAACAACACCGGCGGCAACCTGCTGCGCGACGGCGAACAGCAGTTCGTGGTGCGCGGCGTGGGCCTGCTGCAGACGGTGGAAGACATCCGTAACGTGGTGGTGGCTGCCAACAACGGCGTGCCGGTGCGTGTGCGCGACATTGCCGAAGTGGAAGTCGGCAACGTGCAGCGTCTGGGCATGGTGCAGTACAACGACCAGCCCGACGTGGTGGAAGGCATCGTGCTGCTCAAGCGCGACGCCAATGCCACCGAGGTGCTGGCCAAGGTGCGCGACAAGGTTGCCGAGCTGAACAACAGCATCCTGCCGAAGGACATCCAGATCAAGCCGTTCTACGACCGCCAAGTACTGCTCGACATCACCATGGGAACGGTGGAACACACGCTGGTGGTGGGTATCTCGCTGGTGCTGGCGGTGCTGTTCGTGTTCCTGGGCAACCTGCGTGCGGCGGCCGTGGTGGCAGCGGTGATTCCGCTGGCACTGTGCGTGTCGTTCATCAACATGGAGCACTTCCATGTGCCGGCCAACCTGATCTCGCTGGGCGCGATCGACTTTGGCGTGATCGTGGATGCGGCGGTGATCGTGATGGAAAACATCATGCGTCACCTGGAAGAAGGCGCTGACAAGCTGGAAGACGCCATCGTCAAGGCCACCAACGAAGTGCAGCGCGCGATGATCTTCTCCACGGGCATCATCATCGTGGCGTATTCGCCGCTGTTCTTCATCGGCGGTGTGGAAGGCATCATCTTCAAGCCGATGGCGTTCACGATGGGCTTTGCGCTGATGGCCTCGATCGTGCTGAGCCTGACCTTCGTGCCGGCCGCCACGTCGTTCGTGTTCGGCAAGTCGCTGCATCCGCATTCGCCGGCCTTTGTGGGCGCGATCCTGCGCTGGTACAAGCCGCTCTTGCACCGCCTCATCGCACGCCCCAAGACGGTGTTTGCCGCTGCCCTCGCCGCACTGGGCCTGACGCTGTACAGCGCCAGCTTCCTGGGCACGGAATTCTTGCCGACACTGGAAGAGAACAACCTCTGGCTGCGCATCACGCTGCCGAACACGGTGGACCTGAACTACTCCGCCTCGGTCGCCAACGACCTGCGCACGTACTTCGGCAAGCAACCGGAAATTGAGAAGGTCTCGGTACAGATCGGCCGGCCGGATGACGGCACCGACTCCACCGGTGTGTTCAACCAGGAGTACGGCCTGTACTTCTCGTCGCCCGACAAATGGGGCCCCGGTGTAACCAAGGCGCATCTGGTCGAGCGTCTGGCCAAGCATCTGGAGAAGATTCCGGGCATCGAATACAACTTCTCGCAGTACATCCAGGACAACGTGGATGAGGCGCTCTCGGGCGTGAAGGGCGAGAACTCGGTCAAGCTGTTCGGCAACGACCTCGACATGCTTGAAGCCAAGGCCACCGAAATCCAGACGCAGCTCAAGAAGGTGCAGGGTCTGGTGGACGTGGGCATCTTCCGCGAACTGGGTCAGCCGACGCTGAACGTCTCCATTGATCGCCAGGCCGCCGCGCGCTTCAACATCAACGTGAGCGACGTGCAGAATCTCGTGCAGTACGCCATCGGCGGCTCGCCGGTCACGCAGATCCTGGAAGGCGAGAAATCGTTCGGCCTGGCAGTGCGCCTGAACCAGCAGTCGCGTGCGTCGTATGACGCCATCCGCGAGCTGTTGATCGACACGCCGGACGGCCAGCACATCCCGCTGTCGATGATCGCCAAGGTGCAGATGACCGACGGCCCGTTCTTCATCTACCGCGAAGAAGGCAAGCGCTACATCGCCATCAAGTTCGGGGTGCGTGGGCGCGACCTCGGCAGCGCAGTGGACGAGGCGCAGCGCATGGTGGGCAACAACGTCAAGCTGCCTGAGGGCTACACCGTCAAATGGGACGGCCAGTTCAACGAGATGAAGGTCGCCCAGGGCAAGCTGATGGTGATCGTGCCGCTGACGATCCTGGTGATCTTCCTGCTGCTCTACAGCACGTTCGGCAACTTCAAGGACGCGCTGATGGTGGTGCTGAACGTGCCGTTTGCGGCCATCGGCGGGTTGCTGGCGCTGCATATCGCCAACGAGACGCTGTCGATCTCGGCGGGTATCGGCTTCCTGTCGCTGTTCGGGATCGCCATTCAGGACGGGGTGATTCTGATCTCGTACGTCAACCGCCTGGCGCACTCCGAGAACCTGCATGAAGCGACGGTAGAGGGTGCCGCGCTGCGCCTGCGCCCGGTCATCATGACGGCCATGCTGGCAGGCCTCGGTCTGTTGCCGGCGGCGCTGTCGCACAGCATCGGCTCTGAGGCGCAGCGCCCGCTGGCGCTGGTGATCGTCGGCGGCATGGTGACGACGACGATCCTCACGCTGCTGGTGCTGCCGGTGGTGTTCACGTGGGCGCACCGCAATCGCGGCACGCCGCCGCGCGAGCCGGACGTCACGCCGACTGCTGCCATGCTGCCCTGA
- a CDS encoding BON domain-containing protein yields MRFPSLSLVVRAGMPRRQIGVLAAIGAASVLTACAWGDGPDRTGARMTDDSLLSYQVKAALDQDTALNTRQIRIHTTPEGKVTLTGWVDSAEMARRAGEDVKRFVDPAKLDNQLRILSRSQVLGGGPLIPAGLPPAAPASAPAAR; encoded by the coding sequence ATGCGCTTCCCCTCGTTGTCCTTGGTAGTCCGCGCCGGTATGCCACGCCGCCAGATCGGCGTACTGGCTGCAATCGGCGCCGCATCGGTGCTGACGGCCTGCGCCTGGGGCGATGGCCCCGACCGCACTGGCGCCCGCATGACCGACGACTCCCTGCTGTCGTATCAGGTGAAGGCCGCACTTGATCAGGACACGGCCTTGAATACCCGCCAGATCCGCATCCACACCACGCCGGAAGGCAAGGTCACCCTCACCGGCTGGGTCGATTCCGCTGAAATGGCCCGCCGCGCAGGCGAAGACGTCAAGCGCTTCGTTGATCCTGCCAAGTTGGACAACCAGCTGCGAATCCTCTCCCGCAGCCAGGTGCTCGGCGGCGGCCCGCTGATCCCGGCCGGCCTGCCGCCCGCAGCACCGGCCAGCGCTCCAGCCGCGCGCTAA
- a CDS encoding DoxX family protein — translation MNTATLAPLTRIRATLDRFAGPQSGLCSLILLIVRAYLFYVFFRSGLTKLHDWDTTVLLFTEEYKVPLLPPMLAAALGTFGEVVLPSLMLIGIVPRLAAAGLFFVNVVAALSYWANLSASAIEFHFVWGVLIAIVATVGPGRLALQTLWQRKQTAAPGHAY, via the coding sequence ATGAACACCGCTACCCTTGCCCCGCTCACACGCATCCGCGCCACGCTCGATCGCTTTGCCGGCCCGCAGAGCGGGCTGTGCTCGCTCATCCTGCTGATCGTGCGGGCGTACCTCTTCTACGTATTCTTCCGCTCGGGCCTGACCAAGCTGCACGACTGGGACACCACCGTGCTGCTCTTCACCGAGGAGTACAAGGTCCCGCTGCTGCCGCCCATGCTGGCAGCAGCGCTGGGCACCTTTGGCGAAGTGGTCCTCCCGTCGTTGATGTTGATCGGTATCGTGCCGCGGCTGGCGGCGGCAGGGTTGTTCTTCGTCAACGTCGTGGCCGCGCTGTCGTACTGGGCAAACCTGTCCGCCTCGGCCATCGAGTTTCACTTCGTGTGGGGTGTGCTGATCGCGATCGTGGCGACGGTTGGGCCGGGCCGGCTGGCGTTGCAGACGCTGTGGCAGCGCAAGCAAACCGCCGCGCCGGGTCACGCATATTGA
- a CDS encoding DNA-binding domain-containing protein, with product MRLPDWESHLISTLTTPPTGDDDARGVAVYRNTRLAILRNTLAGAYPVCRALVGDDCFDAIVRDTLAVQGSTSANLHRYGDALPEVIALSPLAGSVPYLADVARLEWRVHWAHYAPDAHTQALDAAALGALLAQPADTLRAGLVDGAWYVASPWPVVSIWRAHQPDAAIALSSIDLSTPEAAVVTVQDHRVVVLDLDPSTAVFLAACDATPSLQAALTQTLTAQADFDLTACLAGLYRAGLLALSTHPAPQGSILGDTP from the coding sequence ATGCGCCTGCCTGACTGGGAATCCCATCTGATCAGCACGCTCACAACACCACCCACGGGCGATGATGACGCGCGCGGCGTGGCCGTCTATCGCAACACGCGCCTGGCCATCCTGCGCAACACGCTGGCCGGTGCGTATCCGGTCTGCCGAGCGCTCGTCGGCGATGACTGCTTCGATGCCATCGTGCGCGACACGCTGGCGGTGCAGGGCTCAACCTCTGCGAACCTGCATCGCTATGGCGATGCCTTGCCCGAAGTCATCGCGCTATCGCCGCTGGCAGGCAGCGTGCCGTATCTGGCTGACGTGGCCCGCTTGGAATGGCGCGTGCACTGGGCGCACTACGCACCGGATGCGCACACCCAGGCGCTGGACGCTGCCGCGCTCGGCGCGCTGCTCGCACAGCCGGCGGACACCCTCCGCGCCGGTCTCGTCGACGGGGCTTGGTATGTGGCCTCGCCGTGGCCGGTTGTGTCGATCTGGCGGGCGCATCAGCCCGACGCAGCCATCGCATTGAGCAGCATCGACCTCAGCACGCCTGAAGCGGCGGTCGTCACTGTGCAAGATCACCGCGTCGTCGTGCTCGACCTCGATCCGAGCACCGCCGTATTTCTCGCTGCCTGCGATGCAACACCATCATTGCAGGCCGCCCTCACGCAAACACTGACTGCGCAGGCGGATTTCGATCTGACCGCCTGCCTGGCCGGCCTCTATCGCGCGGGGTTGCTCGCGCTGTCCACGCACCCTGCACCCCAGGGCTCGATCCTTGGAGACACACCATGA
- a CDS encoding TolC family protein — protein MPVATMPPVKPSVAGVTGPGFNLVELLQELKSNNPQLMQARHTYLSAKAVPPQLAAPNNPQIGYIWNSIPKGFPLAVNRAGGSQYNLTQQIPFPGKKSLAAEIADRQAESLNAQSDALYLQLYAQLSTTYYQAISLQKQIDVQKLTITRLEQVKQITRVRYANNAAAYADFLNAQVMQSSAQNDLFAAQRQYDITLQTLNTLIGKEPSFPLELRTDDESVRLPDEPLPELENQALREHPSIKASAELIDAARKSVTLARKAYLPDFQVIATVTTDNPPYGVRPNSYQIELDLIIPFWFFTKEKYGVNQAVESQIATEANDVSVRQQTLLAVDTSYNTLRQTLAQLDFNKQRQLPQALAAYRVTMTNYASNNADFNDLLTAQGALKNAELAVAQAQATALQAYHALLAATGRSPVQAQ, from the coding sequence CTGCCCGTCGCCACCATGCCGCCGGTCAAGCCATCGGTGGCAGGCGTGACGGGGCCTGGCTTCAACCTGGTTGAGCTGCTTCAAGAGTTGAAGAGCAACAACCCGCAGCTTATGCAGGCCCGCCATACCTACCTGTCGGCCAAGGCCGTGCCGCCGCAACTGGCTGCGCCCAACAACCCGCAGATCGGCTACATCTGGAACAGCATCCCCAAGGGGTTCCCGCTGGCCGTCAACCGCGCGGGCGGCAGCCAGTACAACCTGACGCAGCAGATTCCGTTTCCGGGCAAGAAATCGCTGGCGGCTGAGATTGCCGACCGCCAGGCCGAATCACTGAACGCCCAGTCCGACGCGCTGTACCTGCAGCTCTACGCACAGCTTTCGACCACGTATTACCAGGCGATCTCGCTGCAGAAGCAGATCGACGTGCAGAAGCTGACCATCACGCGCCTGGAGCAGGTCAAGCAGATCACGCGCGTGCGCTACGCCAACAATGCGGCGGCGTATGCCGATTTCCTCAACGCGCAGGTCATGCAGAGCAGCGCGCAGAACGATCTGTTTGCTGCGCAGCGCCAGTACGACATCACGCTGCAGACACTCAACACCCTCATCGGCAAAGAGCCGAGCTTCCCGCTGGAGCTGCGCACCGACGACGAATCCGTGCGCCTGCCCGACGAGCCGCTGCCGGAGCTGGAAAACCAGGCGCTGCGCGAGCACCCGTCGATCAAGGCCTCAGCCGAGCTGATCGACGCCGCACGCAAGAGCGTGACGCTGGCGCGCAAGGCGTACCTGCCTGACTTCCAGGTCATCGCCACGGTCACGACCGACAACCCGCCGTACGGCGTGCGCCCGAACAGCTATCAGATCGAGCTGGATCTGATCATCCCGTTCTGGTTCTTCACCAAAGAGAAGTACGGCGTGAACCAGGCGGTGGAAAGCCAGATCGCCACCGAGGCCAATGACGTGTCCGTGCGTCAGCAGACGCTGCTGGCCGTTGATACCTCGTACAACACGCTGCGCCAGACGCTCGCGCAGCTCGACTTCAACAAGCAGCGGCAACTGCCGCAGGCGCTGGCGGCCTATCGCGTGACGATGACCAACTACGCCAGCAACAACGCCGATTTCAATGACCTGCTGACCGCGCAGGGCGCACTCAAGAACGCCGAACTGGCGGTCGCCCAGGCGCAGGCCACGGCCCTGCAGGCCTATCACGCATTGCTCGCGGCCACCGGCCGTTCGCCGGTTCAAGCTCAATAA
- a CDS encoding Hpt domain-containing protein, whose amino-acid sequence MQPFRDTPAAPASDEASHAIIAGLLPPQVICTLTELFGLDLQQWRFIVDLFTETVEQDLANLDQALRNGVDAQIIEASHRIVGSSRMLGHVAIGDAARAIERIAQSVGPYHERAAEMRLNFTHLYALADAFRQQISRCAWPDSATAG is encoded by the coding sequence ATGCAGCCCTTCCGCGACACGCCCGCAGCCCCCGCCTCCGACGAGGCCAGTCACGCCATCATCGCCGGCCTGCTTCCTCCCCAGGTCATCTGCACGCTGACCGAGCTGTTCGGCCTCGACCTGCAGCAGTGGCGCTTTATCGTCGACTTGTTTACCGAGACGGTCGAACAGGACCTCGCCAACCTCGATCAGGCCCTGCGCAACGGTGTGGATGCGCAGATCATCGAAGCCTCGCATAGGATCGTGGGCTCGTCCCGTATGCTGGGGCATGTGGCCATCGGTGATGCCGCACGTGCCATTGAGCGCATTGCGCAAAGCGTCGGGCCATATCACGAGCGCGCGGCGGAGATGCGGTTGAACTTCACGCACCTGTACGCGCTGGCAGATGCGTTCCGCCAGCAGATCAGCCGCTGCGCCTGGCCGGACTCGGCAACCGCCGGCTAA
- a CDS encoding DUF692 domain-containing protein, with amino-acid sequence MQTTLPTCAGAGLRAPHFPALLHGEARFPWVEVHSENYLYGGPARAALLAARALQPVSLHGVGMGLGNADGLDIDHVRAIATLADAVAPNAISEHLCFNRSGAQVVNDLLPLPYSRESLDLVCANVMRAQDILKRPLLIENIAAYIDCRALVDAEEAVSEGAFLTALARRTGCGILLDLNNLYVNSVNHGVTVESVLADIDPTLVGEIHLAGFSTEDGMLIDTHSAPVHAPVWAIYEAWIAAHGARPTLIEWDADIPPVQVLLQEAERAQVILDRHSSTVTESDHAPA; translated from the coding sequence ATGCAGACCACTCTGCCCACGTGCGCCGGCGCAGGCCTGCGCGCCCCGCATTTTCCCGCCCTGCTGCACGGGGAGGCTCGCTTCCCCTGGGTGGAAGTGCACAGCGAGAACTACCTGTATGGCGGCCCGGCCCGCGCCGCGCTGCTGGCCGCACGGGCGCTCCAGCCCGTGAGCCTGCACGGCGTGGGCATGGGGCTCGGCAATGCCGATGGATTGGACATTGACCACGTGCGCGCCATCGCCACGCTGGCCGATGCCGTTGCGCCCAACGCCATATCCGAGCACCTGTGCTTCAACCGCAGCGGTGCCCAGGTCGTCAACGACCTGCTGCCCCTGCCCTATTCCCGCGAGTCGCTCGACCTCGTGTGCGCCAACGTCATGCGCGCGCAGGACATTCTCAAGCGGCCGCTGCTGATTGAAAACATCGCCGCGTATATCGATTGCCGCGCGCTGGTCGATGCCGAGGAGGCCGTCTCTGAAGGCGCCTTCCTGACTGCACTCGCGCGCCGCACCGGCTGCGGCATCCTGCTGGACCTCAACAATCTCTACGTCAACAGCGTCAACCACGGCGTGACAGTCGAATCGGTGCTGGCCGACATCGACCCAACGCTGGTGGGTGAGATTCACCTGGCCGGGTTCAGTACAGAAGACGGCATGCTGATCGACACGCACAGCGCGCCGGTCCATGCGCCTGTCTGGGCGATCTACGAAGCATGGATCGCCGCCCACGGTGCGCGTCCGACGCTCATCGAGTGGGATGCCGACATCCCGCCTGTGCAGGTGCTGCTGCAGGAAGCTGAACGCGCGCAGGTCATTCTCGACCGTCATAGTTCCACAGTCACGGAGAGCGACCATGCGCCTGCCTGA